The nucleotide sequence TAACCTGGTAGATATGTTAATCTATTCACATTTGTACAAGCACCGCACAGTTATAACGTGCATTAATTCAAATacttaatttacattttattttgttaggaAATAGTGAATGAAGCACTTTTTACTTGACATTTAGAAAATGGAATATTTAATTGATTGcaaaaacagcatttaaaaatggtTTCTTGAATTATTAATACAAACTAAAATGGAGTGGATACATAAAAGCCTGCTTGAACAAACTGCTGTAGTCTTTTTAGGCAGGTTTGTTTTATGCAAGAACAACCTGATCCAACCACGATTTTATCCCTAATGTGAGCAGGGGATTGGACTACAAAGCTCCAGAGAGACTTATTCCCGCTTCAGTCTTCCTGTGGTGAGTAAGTGGCTTCTTCCAATGACTGCATCATTCAGACTTTTGGAATGAGAAAATCTCAGGGTCTCacacttctttttcttgcttgttGTCAATGTGTAAAAAAATACTCCTTTCCTACTCCCAGATGGGGTTTCAGTTTTGAATGAGTTGTTTCTTCAAtggcagcagcccagcccaTTGAAATTAAATTGCACACCTGGGAAAACAGACCAAAGTGGACACCTTGCTGAACATTTCCTTCACACCAAGATGTAGGAGATTAATGTTGTCACAGCTTTGCCTGTCCTTAAGCCTTGGGcacaaatgtgtttttttaaaactaacaCTCCTAGTTTCTTTTAtgtattcagaaaaataaacataaattagcATAAATTAATCAAGATGTTTGActatttttataaatgaaattCATTTTATTGGATAAAAACAGATATATTTCTTCTGATACTGTAACTGATAGGAAGCAGAGTTGGATAAATTTCCTTCAGTTGTCTTTGGAAAGAAAGGTAGGACATTTCATTTCCTGCTATTAGTCTTTAACTCTTTCAGTGCTGCAGTCTCCCTTGCCTACTGCCAGATCTTTGGAGCAGACATTGCCGCTCAAGCTCTCAATGTCTTCCCATTGGCAGGGATAAATTAGAGCTGTggttgattaaaaaaaagcagaacatcTCAGAAAGTTTTCAGACCATCCAGGTCTGGGAGGAGATGGGTTTATTTTCAGACTGTGTGAGCAAACTGTCTCTTGGGAATGTCTTCCATTGCCAATGTGAGAGCTCTTGACCATTTTGGGCAACATTTGAGTGGAATATACATGACAGTAAGAGAGTATCCACCACACAGCTCTGAGTGGTGGTTAGGTCAGCAATACCTTAAGAGTGCTTAAAGAAAGGCTGGGTGTTGCCGGGTGAGTTTATTCAAAAGCAGGAGAGGAAGGTGGTCCCACTGGGGGAAGGTGACAGTCGTGGCTGGGATGGTTTCCATGCACATCATGGAATGGACATGGTGGTGGCAGAGCCTGAGGGATGGGAGCCTGGGGAGCACATCTGCTCGTTGGAAAGGGGAATACTTTGCTGAACATCCTTGTCAGCACATTTGCTCGACCGCCCAGGAATGATACCCACAGATGGGGCAATCAAACTGGGCAAGATGAACTGGTCCTTTGTGTGCATGAccaattattattaataaatggGCTTAACAAGGCTGCAAAATTCTTCCCTCTTGTCACGCTCTATGATTCCAGCCTCCTAAAACTCGGACTTGACTTCACTCATCAACTAGGATATTTCCAATCACTCTGAAAGGACAATTTCTCCAGCACCATTTTAGAAAGTGTTTATGTTGCACTGACAGCTGTTCCAGGAAATCTGCAAGCTAGCCAGTTCTGTAACGGAGTTCATGATTACTTTAACTGAGTATATCCCTGCTTTAATCGCTTCAATTCTAGGAGAAGTAAAGTTCTCAGATCCCATTACCACTACAGTGATCCAGGTAACTATTAACAaggatcttaaaaaaaaaaaaaaaaaaaaaaaaagtaattttttgagagatttttttttttggctccttCCTGtcaaactgattttattttgttgaccTGGATTTCTTGCTTGTTTTAGAGAGAAGCAATTTACTTCTCTTATGTTCCAGTATTTCACATCTGGACTGTTGTGGCAGCCTTCTTGACATCATTAAGGAACAGAACAGAGCTGgctcttttccagccttgtAGGTTTTTCCAAACAGTCCAGAGTCTGACAGAGATCAACCCACAGATGCCTCCAGGTGGCTTTTACAGGATGACTAACACCATTTATTGAGGACTGATGATCAAAAAAGTCTTTGCCCCAAGAGGTGCCATTTAAAACCCTTCTTTACTGTTTGCCTAGGAAGTACACCATCCCCATATGACACCAGCACCaacacagaataaatatttacagaacaCTTCCCCTCCTCTCATTACAAACAATTCTGCTATCTGCAGTCAGTAATGGACAAGTGCCATGTTCAATTATATCAAAACAAAAGGCATTCTAAAAAAAGCTGGTCATGTTTCCAGCCTTGTCACTAACAGGCTTTGTTCCCACTGGCTTCATTTTTGTACTTTGTATTTTCTAGCTTCTACTGGTTCTTTTGCTCCTCTGGTGATTAAATACTGCACAGCTATTGCCCTTATTCCATCTCTTCCAAGGTTAGCTTTCAATGtgctttcatttgcatttaTACTTGCAAGCCATTTAAAAACACTGAGGTTTTATCCAAATTTTGGTCTAAATTGTCTCACTGTGCAAGTCAGAGCATTccctcagtggcagcagaaGTCCCTGGAATGCTCCTTGCTGCTGGCTAGTGCTTCGAACACCTCTCTGGCCCACAGATCCTAGagagcttgctgctgctgctggccattAAATCCCCTGTCATATCCATTGAAACCAAGTTGCTTGGAGCAGTTTCCATCCTTTGTACCCCCCTGCACTCTCCACAAAGCCCATTTTCCAATTTAGGCCGCATCCACCATTTCTTCTGTCAGTTGAGTGCCTGCTTATGTCTGAGTAACCAATCCCCAGCTGAAGAGATCAGTTCTCCTGCCACAGCCTGCTCATCCACCGGATCATGGCAGAGTATCCCTGTTTCTAAAACCACACCAGAGACACAGCCAACATCTTCCAGAAATTTGTTTCACCTCTATTTAAGAAAGGAAGCCCCAGGAAGTGGTGTAATACAATCTGGGGATCAGATTGTATTACCAATTCAGACTGTGGCAGGGGTACCACAAACCATATAAGCCACAGCTTGGGGAAGAactcatctttttttctgtgcagaatgaacagaaaaacaaaattaacatcCCTTCTTGAGGCAAAAGCAAACACTGACTCAGTGCTAACTCACTTGCGCAGAAAACACCACCAGCTGAGCTGATGGCTGCCAGGGTCCCCCTGCAATGACAAGGTGGGAGTAGCACTGATCTTAACCCACGCTGTCCTCTGAACCCGGGCAGAGCTTTGGCTTCATAACTAAACGGGCAAAATCCTCCTTGGATCCTCATACAAGTTATCTGGGTGAGGAAAACATTCCATGTTTCTTTCAGGTGAAAGGCTTAAACCTTCCTGATGAGCAGACCACAAGCAGGAAGACTTGGTTTGCCAgtccccaggctgtgccaatGGAATTGATAAAGAGGAGCTTCAGTAAGGGCCATCTCCTCACAGGTACTTTCAGACTGCAGATCTTCAGGAATTGTTTTGGAGGCTAATGTTATGTTAGTAACAGCCACCAGAGTTTCTGGCAACAAGGTGATTGTGTCCTACTGGGAAGCAAGCTATCAGGGTGTCTAGAAAACCTATCCACCTTCTGGGAGACACGTGGTTTGTCTTCATGGCTTATTTTCTCAGTTGTGCTGCCCAACAGACAGTGAGGGTTGGCCTTTGCCACTTCCACTCCTCCTCATTTAAGAGAAAGCAACTGATGAAGTAAATGATCAAGCAATAGTGGGAATAAATGCTCACCTTTTTGTGAGGGCACAACTGCAGGGGCAGGTATTTTTCACAGCCACCAGAAAGCTCAGTAGCTTTCTGCAAGtacattaaatacattttcagcCTGACTTATGCAGAATGTCACTTTTTAGTGACAGGATTGCTACATGAAAAAGATGAAACACATTCACCATTTACAATAAATACAGAGctaagagagaaagaaaaactagaGAGACCAATTGCCACAGTTTATTTTGGAGGTGACATCAAGGCAAACAGAGTATTGGTTTCaatgaattttatttaattctgtatTATACAAGTGGGATCTGAATCCCCAAACTTCCCACCATCAACATAATGGAGAAGCACCACTACACAAGAGGAAGGCAGAATTTTGAAGCCGGAAGACAGACTGGACCAAGCTGTTTCTCCCCACGTGGTCAGAAATTCTTCCTCCTTCACACAGTGTGCTTCCCAGACCAGCAGGTTTACCCCAGGAATAAGAGAGACAAAGCTAGCTCTAAATACTCcctctgccttctcctctccccaaCAAAAGAGGCTGCTCAATGCCAGCAGTGGAATGGTTAAAGACAGGGAGCACATCAGGTTTTCAGTCTCTCAACCAGCCCACTAGATTAAGAAGTAGCCTGGTTACTCCCTCTCTCCTGAAAAAGATCCAGGAAAATGAATGACCTAAAATGCTGAAGACTTacctcctttccttcccccatcCCATAGCCTTATTCTCTAAGCAGAGAATAGGCAATGAACTCTGAGGAGGCTGAAGGAAAGCCAAGGAAAATCAGGGGCTACCTGAATCCCTGGGAATCTGGTGGCTACCCTGGTCCCTCATTCATTCCCTCTGAGGTTCAGAGACCTGTTTGGAATAGTACACAGAGAGGGCCTCCCTTAAGGACTCAGAAGCAACCAGAGATACAGAACACACAGGAACCACCGTGAGGGTACACACCATTCCAGGGATGGCCCAAACCACAAACAGGGCAAGACTTCCCTTCAGCCAAGGCCCCAAGGCCTGGGGGAACTGGGACGAGGCCCTGGCAGGGGGAagagagctcctgcagcagtaCTGAGGTCTCATGTGAATTtacttcttcttcctctcctgggAACAGCGAGGGCAGAACCTGTTAGAAAGGGATTTAGAAAGTCAACATTTAGGGCATGACATGAGCCTCAAGTGCATGGTCCCAAAAGACCTTTTCCGAGGTCCCTGACAAAATCTTAattcaaattttccttttaatgatATCTTCcaagtgtatatatatattacttTTCCCCCGCCACGTAGGACCTCCCCTTTCCAAAGGAGAGTGGGTCCCCCAGGTTGCTTCACTCACCATTTTCCTCTTGGTTTTGTCGTCAGACCCACACAGGCAAAATGAAACCATTCAATGGAACACTGTTGGGGTGAAGAGCAGCCAGTTAAAGAGCAGTTTCCATTTGAAATTGTTGTTTTTGGGCTACCAGAGTTTCCCAGCATTTAATCACAAACTCCTAAAACCCTAGCAGTGATGGATTGAATACTTGCACCCAACCTACAACATTAGCAAGGAGAAGTCCCCTTCTCCCTTGCTAAGTTtagggagaagaaaacattttaggAAAACCCTGAAGAAAGAGGCCCTTCAGCGGTCATTGCCAGCCACATCTCTGCCCATCCCAACAACCTGAGGTAAGCCCTCTCCTTGTCACTGCTTGCTGTCACAGGCCCCACCCAAGCAGGACGACACTTTGCATGCAAGACTCATCTCCACTCCGTTCCCTCCCATTTCCACCATGTGCAGGCTCTTACATCTGGGTTGTCACAGCCAATCATCTCCCCATAGGAGACCTGGTGGCAGAGGCAGTAAGTGGGCTCATTGGGGTCCACGGGCATATCCAGTACATCCGAGGGGTGCACATTTCCAAAAGTGACCGAAGGCATCCCATACTCTGTGCTACTGCAGGACAGGAATAAATAAGTCAGCAAAGTAACTGGCTTTAAGTACCTTCATGTGTCCCAAGACAGTGCCTTTGTTTGCCAGAGACAGATATGCAAATACACACACCCAAGGGGATCTGCCTTCCCCTTCAACCCACTCTCcactgaaagaacaaaaaagtttCCTTCCTCTTGCTTCCCAAGATGGGACAGAGGACGCACAGTTCCAGTGTGAGGATCTCAGGGAAGCCTGGCTAGGCCTGCCTTGGTCTGATTTCTAGTACTGCTTCTCATTCCTTCAAGTCCCTTGAACACTTACGTGCGGACGAGTTTCAATTTCTTTTGGGCAGTTTTTGGTGCTTCCTCATCAGAGTTTTTCCCTTTAGAGCGAGCACGGgcagcttttttctctttctgggcTCGGCCCTCTggtaagaagagaaaaaggtgTTGCATCTGTCATCCCACCAAAACAGACACCTGACAGTGACAACCTCTGCAGCACTAAAATACACTCCTACTCTGGAATGTATGCATACTGGCTTTGAGCCATGCACCCCGTCTTAATTTATCTAGCAGCCTTGAATATGGTCATACAAGAAGAGCCCAGGTCACCATCTTTTTACCTGTCCTTCAGACTCCAGCGCAACAGTCTTTGATCTGTACCACTCCAGTGCCTGCCTTCATCCCCACCACTTCCACAGTCACTTGGCTGCCTCCTGAATCAATCTGCAGCCCAGTGGTGGTACTCACTCTTCTTGCCCTTGCTGGAAGAACTGTCATAGTCACTCGACTCTATCTGCTTCTCCTTCAGGTCTGCTTCAAAGCGAGCGAGGTCTGTGTCCAGCCGCCGGATGTGCTTATCAACCTGCAAAGACACAGCAGTGACCAGGGGTTAGACaggacagagcccagaaagGCAAAGATAGGACAAAGAGGGGACAAAGGGGCAGGGTGCTTGCACTAAAGAGTCAAGGAGCAAGAGTGGGAATGGCCTAAAAATGAGAGATGGGCAGCTTTAGTTCAGGCATTCACATAAACACGAGACACTTCCCTTCATACCATCTCGTAGGTCTGCATAGCCAGCTGAACCTTGTCGTCCCCAAATTCCTTGCACTTTCCATAGGCTTCCTGGATTTGTTTGAGAAGCCCCAGTTTTTCCTCTGAAGACAAAGTCCGTGCATTGCTGATATACTCCGTGGCCAACTTATCGATCTCTGACTTGAGGTCTGAAACGAGTGAACCATTAAATAGACAAACACCACACACACTACAGAGCCCTCCATGAAGACAGGCTGAATGACTGGAGCAGCTACATGCCTCTCCCCTGCCTGGAGATCCCCGTGACAAAggcaaagcaaagaaaatctgGTCAAGCTACATACTCCTTGTCTTGCCAATAAAACCATCTCCAATCCTCACCTTCTGTCCTCTGGTCCAGATCTCGCATGAGCTGGAAGTTTCTCTGTAATTCAAATGGCAGGTTCTCAATACCTGCAGAGAAAGAATACATGGAGAAATCAGGTTCTTGTCCATGTTGCCAAGGCAGGAACAAAGCTAACCAGTAataacacacacaaacacaccccTCTGGTGCACATCAGCCTGCTTCCATTTGTTGCCAGCCCCAAAGGAGACAagctataaaaatattatatatttaatgcAGAAGCATAGTTCAAGAGTACATAACAGTTAGGAGAAAACTGCAGCCATGCAGAAAGGTCCACACTAAGAAAGCAGAAACCCAAAATCTGTATAAGGAGTGTCAGTCATTATAATACAACGTCTCCATCCAAAAACTCCACtcagtaatgaaaaaaacagcacaaCAGCTGGTAAGTAAAGCcatttagttatttttatacAAGGATGTAAAAATTAAGTTGATCAAATGCTAATTCACTGAAAAGTGAGTCTGTTTAATGCATTCATTT is from Cinclus cinclus chromosome 2, bCinCin1.1, whole genome shotgun sequence and encodes:
- the ING4 gene encoding inhibitor of growth protein 4 isoform X2; the protein is MEMVMETRSLDEETSAGIENLPFELQRNFQLMRDLDQRTEDLKSEIDKLATEYISNARTLSSEEKLGLLKQIQEAYGKCKEFGDDKVQLAMQTYEMVDKHIRRLDTDLARFEADLKEKQIESSDYDSSSSKGKKKGRAQKEKKAARARSKGKNSDEEAPKTAQKKLKLVRTSTEYGMPSVTFGNVHPSDVLDMPVDPNEPTYCLCHQVSYGEMIGCDNPDCSIEWFHFACVGLTTKPRGKWRGRRSKFT
- the ING4 gene encoding inhibitor of growth protein 4 isoform X1, with protein sequence MEMVMETRSLDEETSAGIENLPFELQRNFQLMRDLDQRTEDLKSEIDKLATEYISNARTLSSEEKLGLLKQIQEAYGKCKEFGDDKVQLAMQTYEMVDKHIRRLDTDLARFEADLKEKQIESSDYDSSSSKGKKKGRAQKEKKAARARSKGKNSDEEAPKTAQKKLKLVRTSTEYGMPSVTFGNVHPSDVLDMPVDPNEPTYCLCHQVSYGEMIGCDNPDCSIEWFHFACVGLTTKPRGKWFCPRCSQERKKK
- the ING4 gene encoding inhibitor of growth protein 4 isoform X3 — its product is MARHNFSCIPCELESIENLPFELQRNFQLMRDLDQRTEDLKSEIDKLATEYISNARTLSSEEKLGLLKQIQEAYGKCKEFGDDKVQLAMQTYEMVDKHIRRLDTDLARFEADLKEKQIESSDYDSSSSKGKKKGRAQKEKKAARARSKGKNSDEEAPKTAQKKLKLVRTSTEYGMPSVTFGNVHPSDVLDMPVDPNEPTYCLCHQVSYGEMIGCDNPDCSIEWFHFACVGLTTKPRGKWFCPRCSQERKKK